A stretch of the Archangium violaceum genome encodes the following:
- a CDS encoding nuclear transport factor 2 family protein produces MNANPARELTPAQHALAEHLRLVSSGQIDEWIELYAADGTVEFPFAPAGVPTRVQGREALIAHMRGFPQTFDVKFVDVKFIETTDPRTAVAEYRSEGSVLSTGKPYEQTVITVIRLDEAGLVERFVDYWNPLVVIEAMTPDQAASGQDVSWPAGR; encoded by the coding sequence ATGAACGCCAACCCGGCCCGCGAACTCACCCCCGCACAGCACGCCCTGGCAGAGCACCTGCGGCTGGTGTCCTCCGGCCAGATCGACGAGTGGATCGAGCTGTACGCCGCGGACGGCACGGTCGAGTTCCCCTTCGCTCCCGCCGGTGTGCCTACCCGGGTGCAGGGACGCGAGGCGCTGATCGCCCACATGCGCGGCTTCCCGCAGACCTTCGATGTGAAGTTCGTCGACGTGAAGTTCATCGAGACGACCGACCCCCGCACCGCGGTCGCCGAATACCGCTCGGAGGGAAGCGTCCTCAGCACCGGCAAGCCGTATGAGCAGACGGTCATCACGGTGATCCGCCTCGACGAGGCGGGCCTGGTCGAGCGGTTCGTCGACTACTGGAACCCTCTCGTGGTCATCGAGGCCATGACCCCCGACCAGGCGGCCAGTGGCCAAGACGTGTCGTGGCCCGCAGGGCGCTGA
- a CDS encoding DeoR/GlpR family DNA-binding transcription regulator produces MEAKSAIAATAARFLRAGQVVFFDAGTTARAVATQVPRDLAMTVITHSLPVAAVLAEHPAVEVIVLGGRLLKESQAMVGAETVDGYRRIRADLCVLGTASVHPDIGLGAFVHEDAEVKRAMVGAAAEVLVVAAGEKLGTTSPYLIGPLSVVDRLVTDSAAPDAVLQSLTHAGIEIVRG; encoded by the coding sequence GTGGAGGCCAAGAGCGCCATCGCCGCCACCGCGGCGCGCTTCCTGCGAGCCGGGCAGGTGGTGTTCTTCGATGCGGGGACCACGGCCAGGGCGGTCGCGACGCAGGTGCCGAGGGATTTAGCGATGACCGTCATCACCCACAGCCTGCCGGTTGCCGCGGTGTTGGCGGAGCATCCGGCGGTGGAGGTCATCGTGCTGGGGGGACGGCTCCTCAAGGAGTCGCAGGCCATGGTGGGCGCCGAGACGGTGGACGGCTACCGGCGGATCCGCGCGGACCTGTGCGTGCTGGGGACGGCGAGCGTGCACCCGGACATCGGCCTGGGTGCCTTCGTTCATGAGGACGCCGAGGTCAAACGCGCCATGGTGGGGGCGGCCGCGGAGGTCCTGGTGGTCGCCGCGGGCGAGAAGCTGGGCACCACCTCGCCCTATCTCATCGGGCCGCTCTCGGTCGTGGACCGGCTGGTGACGGACAGCGCCGCACCAGACGCGGTCCTCCAATCCCTCACGCACGCAGGCATTGAGATCGTGCGGGGCTGA
- a CDS encoding DUF4150 domain-containing protein has product MKVFANGNEVACADGDGKVVAAFPDVCMSPPPPPAGPVPVPYPNTSFSRDMKQGTKRVTINGKPVMLRDQSFYATSPLGNEAATRNFGGSLVTHTITGKTYFTSWSMDVLMEGKNVTRHIDLTTSNHASYPGSTPPYPNLSSSQLLAHQRIKLKQCPCCGEPGCPAAFREGDEPLSLEDFYGVNEKDERGKPTPRAIHRSDVLATMRAMKEKECTCEGRVFPTPPCDVFRAQGVVSTGSIETAWKGEYVDDRTGRRESISRVYQAEFLSKNPGIVERFVARNPREEPPRRSGGFKKVDHLTPKTAGGCPINPGNLQPHDLLCKVCKTIDDVFTDWQADKPDRFHERFRSSGANRSRLRSISPPSWMKPKKQ; this is encoded by the coding sequence ATGAAGGTTTTTGCCAATGGCAATGAAGTTGCCTGTGCTGACGGGGACGGAAAGGTAGTGGCGGCCTTCCCAGACGTCTGCATGAGTCCTCCTCCCCCGCCAGCCGGGCCGGTGCCGGTGCCTTACCCGAATACTTCGTTCTCCCGGGACATGAAGCAGGGCACGAAGCGCGTAACGATTAATGGGAAGCCCGTCATGCTGCGCGACCAATCGTTCTATGCCACCTCTCCTCTCGGGAACGAGGCGGCCACACGCAACTTCGGTGGCAGCTTGGTGACGCACACCATCACCGGAAAGACATACTTCACCTCCTGGTCCATGGATGTGCTCATGGAAGGAAAGAATGTCACCCGCCATATCGACCTCACCACCTCGAATCACGCAAGCTACCCGGGTTCTACCCCTCCGTACCCAAATCTTTCATCCAGTCAACTGCTGGCCCACCAGCGCATCAAGCTCAAGCAGTGTCCCTGCTGTGGAGAGCCGGGCTGCCCAGCAGCCTTCCGCGAAGGCGATGAGCCTCTGTCGCTCGAGGACTTCTACGGAGTGAATGAAAAGGACGAAAGGGGAAAGCCCACGCCCAGAGCCATACATCGCAGTGACGTTTTGGCCACCATGCGCGCGATGAAGGAGAAGGAGTGCACCTGCGAAGGGCGAGTCTTTCCCACCCCGCCGTGCGACGTCTTTCGCGCTCAGGGTGTTGTTTCAACGGGCTCTATCGAAACTGCGTGGAAAGGCGAATACGTGGACGACCGCACCGGCCGGCGTGAGTCTATTTCCCGAGTCTATCAGGCGGAATTTCTTTCCAAGAATCCGGGCATCGTCGAGCGATTTGTCGCCAGGAACCCTCGGGAGGAGCCACCACGCCGCAGCGGCGGATTCAAGAAAGTAGACCACCTCACCCCCAAGACTGCTGGAGGCTGCCCGATAAACCCAGGGAACCTTCAGCCGCATGACCTTCTATGCAAAGTCTGCAAGACTATCGACGACGTGTTCACTGACTGGCAGGCGGACAAGCCTGACCGGTTCCACGAGCGTTTCCGAAGCTCTGGTGCCAACAGGTCAAGGCTCAGAAGTATCTCCCCGCCATCTTGGATGAAGCCAAAAAAGCAATAG
- a CDS encoding RCC1 domain-containing protein, which produces MQRSDGPRMSRWLGVCLGLLFVVGCGQPTTTGDSVEEASVDSPIVRTRPRARVAAGGEHSLSVRPNGTVWAVGSNAYGQLGNGSTTSSTVPVQVQGVTGATAVASGNDHSLAVMADGTVRAWGGNRFGQLGTGTTTASSTPVQVQGLTGAVAVVAGDEWSLALRFDGTVWAWGNNHYGQLGTGTTTASSTPVQVQGLSGITAVAAGTDHALAVKPDGTVWAWGNAYVSMFTSTTPVQVQGLTGAVDVAAGTLFSLVVRSDGTVWAWGYNADGGELGDATKSGRTTPAAVQGLTGVTAVAAGQDHALALRSDGTVWTWGNNDAGQRGDGTPARQLLPVAVQGMSGVSTVAAAPSHSLALRYDGTVWAWGANFAGQLGGV; this is translated from the coding sequence ATGCAACGGAGCGATGGGCCGCGGATGAGCCGATGGCTGGGAGTCTGCCTCGGACTGTTGTTCGTGGTGGGCTGTGGCCAACCCACCACGACGGGGGATTCCGTCGAGGAGGCGTCGGTGGACTCACCCATCGTGCGCACGAGACCGCGAGCCCGTGTGGCCGCGGGAGGGGAGCATTCACTGTCGGTGCGTCCGAACGGCACCGTGTGGGCGGTGGGCTCCAACGCCTATGGGCAGCTGGGGAATGGCTCCACTACGTCCAGCACCGTGCCCGTGCAGGTGCAGGGGGTGACCGGGGCGACGGCGGTGGCCTCAGGCAATGATCACTCCCTGGCGGTGATGGCGGATGGCACCGTGCGGGCCTGGGGTGGCAACCGCTTCGGCCAGTTGGGGACTGGCACCACTACCGCCTCCTCCACGCCCGTGCAGGTGCAGGGGCTGACCGGGGCCGTGGCCGTGGTCGCGGGCGACGAGTGGTCCCTGGCCCTGCGCTTCGACGGCACCGTATGGGCCTGGGGCAACAACCACTATGGCCAGCTGGGGACTGGCACCACCACCGCCTCCTCCACGCCCGTGCAGGTGCAGGGGCTGAGCGGCATCACGGCTGTCGCCGCGGGCACGGACCACGCGCTGGCGGTGAAACCTGACGGTACCGTGTGGGCCTGGGGCAACGCGTACGTATCCATGTTCACGTCGACCACGCCCGTGCAGGTGCAGGGGCTGACCGGAGCCGTGGATGTGGCCGCGGGCACATTGTTCTCCCTGGTGGTGCGCTCCGATGGCACCGTATGGGCCTGGGGCTACAACGCCGATGGCGGTGAGCTGGGCGACGCCACCAAGAGTGGCCGCACGACCCCCGCGGCGGTGCAGGGGCTGACCGGGGTCACCGCCGTCGCGGCGGGGCAGGACCACGCCCTGGCCCTGCGCTCCGATGGCACCGTGTGGACCTGGGGCAACAACGACGCGGGGCAGCGTGGAGATGGGACGCCCGCGCGGCAACTCCTGCCGGTGGCGGTGCAGGGGATGAGCGGGGTTTCCACCGTGGCGGCGGCCCCTTCGCACTCCCTGGCGCTGCGGTACGACGGCACCGTGTGGGCCTGGGGCGCCAACTTCGCCGGCCAGCTCGGGGGCGTATAA
- a CDS encoding alpha/beta fold hydrolase, with amino-acid sequence MEFGSGRPVILLHGISNSGRAWGPQIVPLADAGFRVIVPDHAGHGASGPVNRPWGIQDFTADVVALLAHLDIGNADVVGLSLGGMVALQLALERPELVGRLVVANSFDTTATPGFRSMAEGWAGMFRSEEGPVRRLERTWPMLVNDAFRASGEGRRTYQVWHGIAATAHGPSLAYVSEGIIGFDVTTRLASLKRETLFIAGEKDAMSPPEVSRRMAETVPHARYAELAEAFHISNVDAAEHFNRLLIPFLLD; translated from the coding sequence ATGGAGTTCGGTTCCGGCCGGCCGGTGATCCTGCTGCACGGCATCAGCAACTCCGGTCGTGCATGGGGCCCGCAGATCGTCCCACTCGCGGACGCGGGGTTCCGGGTGATCGTGCCCGATCACGCGGGACACGGAGCATCCGGGCCCGTCAACCGGCCTTGGGGGATCCAGGACTTCACCGCCGATGTGGTTGCATTGTTGGCTCACCTGGACATCGGGAACGCCGATGTGGTCGGGCTTTCCCTCGGCGGGATGGTTGCACTGCAGTTGGCGCTCGAGAGGCCCGAGCTGGTCGGTAGGCTCGTGGTCGCCAACAGCTTCGATACCACCGCGACGCCTGGCTTCCGTTCCATGGCGGAAGGTTGGGCGGGGATGTTCAGGAGCGAGGAGGGTCCTGTCCGCAGACTCGAGCGTACTTGGCCCATGCTCGTCAATGATGCGTTCAGGGCATCTGGTGAAGGTCGGCGGACCTACCAGGTCTGGCACGGCATCGCGGCGACTGCCCACGGACCGTCGCTCGCCTATGTCTCGGAGGGCATCATCGGCTTCGATGTCACGACGAGACTGGCGTCCCTGAAAAGGGAGACTCTTTTCATCGCGGGAGAAAAGGACGCGATGTCACCGCCCGAGGTCAGCCGACGGATGGCCGAGACCGTTCCCCATGCTCGATATGCCGAGCTTGCCGAGGCATTCCACATCTCGAACGTGGACGCGGCGGAGCACTTCAACCGGTTGCTCATCCCCTTTCTGTTGGATTGA
- a CDS encoding YgiT-type zinc finger protein codes for MGANDGAGFDYGHCTCTGMYQGQLIEVEMVVAGRTVVITAIPQGECPRCGSQVYKMQVIERMESILRAEKQA; via the coding sequence ATGGGAGCCAACGATGGAGCGGGGTTCGATTACGGTCACTGCACCTGCACCGGGATGTATCAGGGACAGTTGATCGAAGTGGAGATGGTCGTCGCCGGCCGCACCGTAGTCATCACCGCCATTCCTCAGGGCGAGTGTCCACGCTGTGGCTCGCAAGTGTACAAGATGCAGGTCATCGAGCGCATGGAGTCCATCCTCAGAGCTGAAAAACAAGCTTAA
- a CDS encoding recombinase family protein — MDLGYARVSTTKQDLDRQIMALEAADIPPERIYVDKKSGATTNRPGLQAAMSFARHGDVIVIHTLDRLGRTVRDTLNLIHDLAERGVGIRTLADPIKVDSANPDDPMAQLAVVLLALFAQMERTYSLERAAGARAAATAKGRRIGRPTVVDPDKLAYAAHLRDTGSTIAEIVTKTGITRTSLYRHLPPRPAAQVTAAEHELHAPPTTEA; from the coding sequence ATGGATCTTGGGTACGCGCGGGTCTCGACCACCAAGCAAGATCTTGATCGGCAAATCATGGCGCTCGAGGCGGCCGACATCCCGCCCGAGCGGATCTACGTCGACAAGAAGTCCGGGGCCACCACCAACCGGCCCGGCCTGCAGGCGGCGATGAGTTTCGCCCGTCACGGCGACGTCATCGTCATCCACACCCTCGACCGGCTCGGGCGGACCGTGCGCGACACCCTGAACCTGATCCACGACCTGGCCGAGCGCGGAGTCGGCATCCGCACCCTCGCCGACCCCATCAAGGTCGACTCCGCCAACCCGGATGATCCGATGGCCCAGCTGGCCGTCGTGCTGCTGGCGCTGTTCGCCCAGATGGAACGCACCTACAGCCTCGAACGCGCCGCCGGTGCCCGCGCGGCCGCGACCGCGAAAGGCCGGCGGATCGGGCGGCCCACCGTCGTCGACCCCGACAAGCTCGCCTACGCCGCGCACCTTCGCGACACCGGCAGCACGATCGCCGAGATCGTCACTAAGACCGGGATCACCCGCACCAGCCTCTACCGGCACCTGCCACCACGCCCCGCGGCCCAGGTCACCGCCGCCGAGCATGAACTGCACGCGCCTCCGACGACCGAGGCATAG
- a CDS encoding GNAT family N-acetyltransferase, which produces MTTTDHPIPHVRIVHLTEAAFHALAAGDLATANAASPVPLSEYFAGQDWRSVWRMRSEQTRQDPISAAWVTGVIWDEDHHIAVGRAGYHGPPDISGMVEIGYAVDPAHRRRGYARAALEALLERAREEPAVRTVRVTITPGNTASSNLTAQYGFTAVGEQWDDEDGLEIIHEISASLISH; this is translated from the coding sequence GTGACCACGACCGACCACCCCATCCCCCACGTGCGAATCGTCCACCTCACCGAAGCTGCCTTCCACGCCTTGGCAGCTGGTGACTTGGCCACCGCCAACGCCGCTAGCCCCGTTCCGCTTTCCGAGTACTTCGCCGGCCAGGACTGGCGCAGCGTGTGGCGCATGCGCAGTGAGCAGACCCGTCAGGACCCCATCAGCGCTGCCTGGGTCACCGGCGTCATCTGGGACGAGGACCACCACATCGCCGTGGGCCGGGCCGGGTACCACGGGCCACCGGACATCTCGGGCATGGTGGAGATCGGCTACGCCGTCGATCCGGCCCACCGCCGCCGTGGGTACGCCCGCGCCGCGCTGGAAGCGTTGCTGGAACGCGCCCGTGAAGAACCGGCGGTCCGTACGGTCCGGGTCACCATCACCCCCGGAAACACCGCCTCGTCCAACCTGACAGCGCAGTACGGCTTCACCGCAGTCGGCGAACAGTGGGACGACGAAGACGGCTTGGAGATCATCCACGAGATCAGCGCCAGCCTCATCTCTCATTAG
- a CDS encoding SIR2 family protein: MSAAELDLVTLQRLLPVANAEQVSVLLGAGASAAAGLPDWNSLATQLLQLSGTIDDEETARAFLAGQDPSLAAEAARAGVGNWLELVREALYPPSPVETEPAALHLAVASLAAGRPVGDVGLFTLNFDLLIEWALQDALEEVGSDAGVQARDTEDDRAPRGAFEVHHLHGYLGQDPADTGEIVLTLSDFTKLSAQSSPWQRAELQGALSRGPLLLAGTSYRDSDIRQWLHELKLATRPDKGFILLARESFGLSRQQFDLVKDALVAQWASIGVSAVLVQDHSDAAQAIRELSALNRADYLAPKVRAGALWDAIKGDFDQLQPEHSDQLARDLTRLRPVLGDDANMTLWLADGAGQIVRWSSHDRLYRSPEQLRTVPVGHDSPWIAGQSLGSSDIWARDLSEAMSTRRWQSVVAAPCVAELPGGPPLPTAVLSSAATTSLEDQDVDAWREVLTDLAEEWAERQVWTS; this comes from the coding sequence GTGAGCGCCGCCGAACTCGATCTGGTCACGCTTCAGCGCCTTCTTCCGGTCGCGAACGCCGAGCAGGTGAGCGTGCTGCTGGGAGCGGGCGCCTCCGCCGCGGCCGGCCTTCCCGACTGGAACAGCTTGGCGACCCAGCTGCTGCAGCTCAGCGGCACGATCGATGACGAGGAGACCGCCCGGGCCTTCCTGGCAGGCCAGGACCCGTCCCTGGCCGCAGAGGCAGCACGAGCAGGCGTCGGCAACTGGCTCGAGCTCGTGCGCGAGGCCCTCTACCCCCCGTCACCGGTGGAGACAGAGCCGGCTGCCCTGCACCTTGCTGTTGCGTCCCTGGCCGCCGGGCGCCCGGTCGGCGACGTCGGCCTCTTCACCCTCAACTTCGACCTGCTCATCGAGTGGGCGCTGCAAGATGCCCTGGAAGAAGTCGGAAGCGACGCCGGCGTCCAGGCCCGGGACACCGAGGATGACCGGGCACCCCGAGGGGCCTTCGAGGTTCACCACCTTCACGGGTACCTGGGCCAAGACCCCGCCGACACTGGCGAGATCGTGCTGACGCTGTCGGATTTCACCAAGCTGAGCGCCCAGTCCTCACCGTGGCAGCGCGCCGAGTTGCAAGGTGCCCTCAGCCGCGGACCGCTGCTGCTGGCTGGCACCTCCTACCGCGACAGCGACATCCGACAGTGGCTGCATGAGCTCAAGCTCGCCACCCGCCCCGACAAAGGCTTCATCCTCTTGGCCCGCGAAAGCTTCGGGCTGTCCCGGCAGCAGTTCGACCTGGTCAAGGACGCCCTGGTAGCCCAGTGGGCATCTATCGGCGTCTCGGCGGTCCTGGTGCAGGATCACAGCGATGCCGCTCAGGCGATCCGCGAGTTGAGCGCCCTCAACAGGGCGGACTATCTGGCCCCGAAGGTGCGGGCCGGTGCGCTCTGGGATGCCATCAAGGGCGACTTCGACCAGCTGCAGCCGGAGCACTCCGACCAGCTGGCCCGTGATCTCACTCGCCTGCGGCCGGTACTGGGCGATGACGCGAACATGACCTTGTGGCTGGCTGATGGGGCCGGTCAGATCGTGCGCTGGAGCTCCCATGACCGCCTCTACCGGAGCCCGGAGCAGCTGCGGACGGTGCCGGTCGGCCATGACAGCCCATGGATCGCCGGGCAGAGTCTGGGCTCGTCCGACATCTGGGCTCGCGACCTATCGGAGGCGATGAGCACTCGGAGGTGGCAGTCGGTGGTTGCCGCGCCTTGCGTCGCAGAGCTGCCTGGTGGACCACCTCTGCCGACGGCGGTGCTGAGCTCAGCGGCGACGACCTCACTCGAGGATCAGGACGTGGATGCGTGGCGCGAGGTTCTTACCGACTTGGCGGAGGAGTGGGCCGAGCGGCAGGTGTGGACCTCGTAG
- a CDS encoding TIGR02270 family protein has translation MTAAAYALLAQGHVEALLNFMQGDALEARAAVRRAVELSAAPSLGKHLLPLLKRDDVALQAQLLEALAFRQEAPAEVLAESFLHEEPQARMAALRASPPLPEATLRRLLPRLLESGHPGIRAAAMEAGLASGARVAWEACRQAVRACNAHSPQAMVLLALFGTDADTALLVDMLGTQEMRPHALWALGFSGRLGAMEACLALLEDPLAARLAGEAFSAMTGLPLEGLYALPPGEQPEGAPLPPEQQEDLDADLVPKPEDDLPWPCIGAVRYWWKEARPRFHAERRYLNGQPLEGPALLEALTHGPMRRRHVLARELAIRSKGRYRIPTRAFTLRQWAALAQARAGCAHLSLLPLERTLR, from the coding sequence ATCACCGCCGCGGCCTATGCACTGCTGGCCCAGGGGCACGTCGAGGCCCTCCTCAACTTCATGCAAGGCGACGCGCTCGAGGCGAGAGCGGCTGTCCGACGCGCGGTGGAGTTGAGTGCGGCCCCCAGCCTGGGTAAGCATCTGCTTCCACTGCTGAAGCGGGATGACGTCGCCCTTCAGGCCCAGTTGCTGGAGGCGCTGGCCTTCCGGCAGGAAGCGCCTGCTGAAGTGCTTGCGGAGTCTTTCCTCCACGAGGAGCCGCAGGCGAGGATGGCGGCGTTACGCGCCAGCCCGCCCCTTCCCGAGGCCACCCTGCGCCGGCTCCTCCCCCGACTCCTGGAGTCCGGGCACCCGGGGATTCGCGCCGCGGCCATGGAGGCCGGCCTGGCCTCGGGCGCCCGAGTGGCCTGGGAGGCCTGCCGTCAGGCGGTGCGCGCGTGCAATGCCCACTCACCCCAGGCCATGGTGCTGCTCGCCCTTTTCGGCACCGACGCCGACACGGCCCTGCTGGTGGACATGTTGGGGACTCAGGAGATGCGCCCGCATGCCCTCTGGGCCCTGGGCTTCAGTGGGCGCCTCGGGGCCATGGAGGCCTGCCTCGCGCTGCTGGAGGACCCCCTGGCGGCACGGCTGGCGGGGGAAGCCTTCTCGGCCATGACGGGCCTCCCGTTGGAGGGCCTCTATGCCCTCCCTCCCGGGGAGCAACCCGAAGGAGCGCCGCTGCCACCCGAGCAGCAGGAGGACCTGGATGCGGACCTGGTGCCCAAACCCGAGGATGACCTGCCCTGGCCGTGCATTGGTGCGGTGAGGTACTGGTGGAAGGAGGCCCGCCCTCGCTTCCATGCGGAGCGGCGCTACCTGAACGGCCAGCCCCTTGAGGGGCCCGCACTGCTGGAGGCCCTCACGCACGGCCCCATGCGGCGCCGGCACGTGCTGGCACGCGAGTTGGCCATTCGCAGCAAGGGCCGGTACCGCATTCCCACCCGGGCCTTCACCCTGCGCCAATGGGCGGCGCTGGCCCAGGCCCGGGCGGGCTGCGCACACCTGAGCCTTCTGCCCCTGGAGCGCACGCTGCGCTGA
- a CDS encoding TetR/AcrR family transcriptional regulator has translation MPAPGSSVKSDQRRRVVLDAAVACFARKGYYGTITSEIAERAGISQPYVYRLFASKEALFAGAVLHVSELLSDALTGAGAGTDEAGPPRQAEGVMRAIRSAYSTLIQDRDVMRFLMQASCAADEPLVAEAVRTCYARQVELVSELLNHDDAAVRHWFGAGMLENVTLTLGLADVDEPWARTLSGQRSRSDSGNFTHQVSP, from the coding sequence ATGCCCGCCCCCGGCTCCAGCGTGAAAAGCGATCAACGCCGTCGAGTCGTGCTGGACGCTGCCGTGGCCTGTTTCGCGCGCAAGGGTTACTACGGCACGATAACCAGTGAGATCGCCGAACGGGCCGGAATCTCTCAGCCCTACGTCTACCGCCTCTTCGCCAGTAAGGAGGCGCTGTTCGCCGGTGCCGTCCTCCACGTGTCCGAGCTGCTCTCGGATGCTCTGACCGGAGCCGGCGCCGGCACCGATGAGGCCGGGCCGCCCCGGCAGGCGGAGGGGGTGATGCGTGCGATCCGGTCCGCCTACAGCACCCTGATCCAGGACCGGGACGTCATGCGGTTCCTCATGCAGGCCAGTTGCGCAGCTGATGAGCCGCTCGTGGCCGAGGCGGTGCGCACGTGCTATGCCCGGCAGGTCGAACTCGTCAGTGAGCTCCTGAACCACGACGACGCTGCGGTCCGGCACTGGTTCGGCGCCGGCATGCTCGAAAATGTCACGCTGACCCTCGGCTTGGCCGACGTCGACGAGCCCTGGGCACGGACCCTCAGCGGGCAACGGTCTCGATCGGACAGCGGTAACTTCACCCACCAGGTTTCGCCCTAG
- a CDS encoding transposase has translation MSFIQFFGSALQVTPHFHSLVPDGVFVPEEGGVRFEPLPPPTQGEVERLLKVVRHRVLRLLEKRGALPAQGPEDALQAYQAHSLQQRLRWTEVDVRPPPRKQPRCAVLEGFSLHANTHLHANDRLGLERLCRYGARGALALERLSRAEDGRIAYRMKRPLPDGTTHLLFTGLELLRRVASLVPPPRANLTRFHGVFAPGAKLRPFLVPQAAGAGETSVALEAEARKEPKKERTPRVDWAELLRKTFDFDVLACERGGGRRSVLAYVKQASGVREILEHQGLPMAGARLAPERGPHKAAWC, from the coding sequence GTGTCGTTCATCCAGTTCTTCGGCTCGGCCTTGCAAGTGACGCCTCACTTCCACTCGCTGGTGCCGGACGGCGTCTTCGTGCCGGAGGAGGGTGGCGTGCGCTTCGAGCCGTTGCCGCCGCCCACGCAAGGCGAGGTGGAGCGGCTGCTGAAGGTGGTGCGGCACCGGGTGCTGCGGCTGTTGGAGAAAAGAGGGGCCCTGCCCGCGCAAGGGCCCGAGGACGCGCTGCAGGCGTACCAGGCGCATTCCCTGCAGCAGCGACTGCGCTGGACGGAGGTGGACGTGCGGCCCCCTCCCCGAAAGCAACCCCGGTGCGCCGTCCTGGAGGGCTTCTCCCTGCATGCCAACACGCACCTTCACGCCAACGACAGGCTGGGGCTGGAGCGGCTGTGCCGCTACGGGGCGCGCGGTGCGCTGGCGCTGGAGCGTTTGTCACGAGCGGAGGACGGCCGCATCGCCTACCGAATGAAGCGGCCGCTGCCGGACGGCACCACGCACCTGCTCTTCACCGGGCTGGAACTGTTACGGCGAGTGGCGTCCCTGGTGCCTCCGCCTCGGGCAAATCTCACGAGGTTCCACGGCGTCTTCGCTCCAGGCGCAAAACTGCGGCCATTTCTGGTCCCCCAAGCAGCAGGAGCGGGGGAGACGAGCGTGGCGCTTGAGGCGGAGGCCAGGAAGGAGCCGAAGAAGGAGAGGACGCCGCGAGTGGACTGGGCGGAACTGCTGAGGAAGACGTTCGACTTCGACGTGTTGGCCTGCGAGAGAGGTGGAGGCAGGCGGAGTGTGTTGGCGTACGTGAAGCAAGCGAGCGGGGTGCGAGAGATTTTGGAGCACCAGGGATTGCCCATGGCAGGTGCGCGTCTGGCCCCAGAGCGAGGGCCACATAAGGCCGCGTGGTGTTGA
- a CDS encoding DUF2169 family type VI secretion system accessory protein, which yields MQISENTTGMSAGLTVATDAQAREHCVVAVKGTFRMDGRGEPRLADVQRPVAYTDEHHGAPEMTSLLRENDFALTKPLVDLLVLGHAVAPHGRATEAMLVRVEMPGRQKDLRVTGDRYWDKGLMGMKATPPKPFVRMPLRYEFAFGGVDTSHPEPKHHGAELRNPVGRGFRQNPRAADAVGTPLPNLEHPRHFLDSWDGKTVPVGLGPVGRGWQPRLAHAGTYDERWLAEDYPFLPRDFNPRYFQCAPEDQQLPALRGGEVFRCLGLTESGPWTVTVPRLQVPIAFRFPNSWVSTEARMDTVLLDVDAREVVVTWRASVPLAKKLSHLREVQVGPRPSSTRGEPVTYRRGKPYFRGLGSLVAWMRRMRRPGGNS from the coding sequence ATGCAAATCAGCGAAAACACCACGGGCATGTCCGCGGGCCTCACCGTGGCGACGGACGCCCAGGCCCGAGAGCACTGCGTCGTCGCCGTCAAAGGCACCTTCCGCATGGACGGCCGGGGCGAGCCCCGACTGGCGGACGTGCAACGTCCGGTGGCCTACACGGACGAGCACCACGGGGCCCCCGAAATGACGAGCCTCCTCCGGGAGAATGACTTCGCGTTGACGAAGCCCCTGGTGGACCTCCTCGTGCTGGGCCACGCCGTCGCGCCCCACGGGCGCGCGACGGAGGCGATGCTGGTGCGCGTGGAGATGCCGGGCCGGCAGAAGGACCTCCGCGTCACGGGGGACCGCTACTGGGACAAGGGGTTGATGGGCATGAAGGCCACGCCTCCCAAACCCTTCGTCCGCATGCCCCTGCGATACGAGTTCGCCTTCGGTGGAGTGGACACCTCCCACCCCGAGCCGAAGCACCACGGCGCGGAGCTGCGCAACCCAGTGGGCAGAGGCTTCCGGCAGAACCCGCGCGCCGCGGATGCGGTGGGGACGCCATTGCCCAACCTGGAGCACCCCCGGCACTTCCTGGACAGCTGGGATGGGAAGACGGTGCCGGTGGGATTGGGCCCGGTGGGCCGTGGCTGGCAGCCTCGCCTCGCCCACGCCGGAACGTATGACGAGCGCTGGCTCGCGGAGGACTACCCCTTCCTTCCTCGGGACTTCAACCCGCGCTACTTCCAGTGCGCGCCCGAGGACCAGCAACTGCCGGCCCTGCGCGGCGGCGAGGTGTTCCGGTGCCTGGGCCTCACCGAGTCCGGCCCCTGGACGGTAACGGTGCCGCGCCTCCAGGTGCCGATAGCCTTCCGCTTTCCAAATTCCTGGGTCAGCACGGAAGCACGCATGGACACGGTTCTCCTCGACGTGGATGCACGCGAAGTGGTGGTGACATGGCGGGCCTCTGTTCCGCTGGCCAAGAAGCTCTCCCACCTTCGCGAGGTGCAAGTCGGCCCTCGCCCCTCAAGCACAAGAGGTGAGCCAGTGACGTACCGACGCGGCAAGCCTTATTTCCGTGGCCTCGGCTCGCTTGTTGCCTGGATGCGCCGAATGAGAAGGCCCGGAGGAAACTCATGA